In the Flagellimonas sp. HMM57 genome, one interval contains:
- a CDS encoding pyridoxine 5'-phosphate synthase, translating into MTKLSVNINKLATLRNSRGGNMPNLTKSATDIESFGAQGITIHPRPDERHIRYQDAYDLKEIVTTEFNIEGNPIPKFIDMVLTIKPTQVTLVPDAEDAITSNAGWDTIKHKDFLIEVIKTFKENGIRTSIFVDPDSDMVEGAYKVGTDRIELYTESFAKDFSEGKKTESIQSFIAAAEKANKLGLGINAGHDLNLDNIKFFKEHIPNLLEVSIGHALMCESLYLGMENVVNMYLHRLK; encoded by the coding sequence ATGACAAAATTAAGCGTTAACATTAACAAACTGGCAACGCTGCGAAATTCAAGGGGAGGCAATATGCCAAATCTGACAAAATCCGCAACAGACATTGAATCCTTTGGTGCACAAGGTATAACAATACATCCAAGACCAGATGAAAGACACATTCGGTATCAAGATGCATACGATTTAAAGGAAATAGTCACTACGGAATTCAATATTGAAGGAAATCCCATCCCCAAGTTTATAGATATGGTATTGACCATAAAGCCCACTCAGGTAACCTTGGTGCCAGACGCGGAAGATGCAATAACGTCCAACGCGGGTTGGGACACTATAAAACATAAAGATTTTTTGATTGAAGTCATCAAAACTTTCAAGGAGAATGGAATCCGGACTTCCATTTTTGTAGACCCTGATTCGGATATGGTCGAAGGAGCCTATAAAGTTGGAACCGATAGAATTGAACTGTACACCGAGAGTTTTGCAAAAGATTTTTCTGAAGGAAAAAAAACAGAAAGCATTCAATCTTTTATCGCTGCAGCAGAAAAAGCAAACAAGTTAGGATTGGGCATTAACGCAGGACATGATTTGAATCTGGACAACATCAAGTTTTTTAAAGAACATATCCCAAATTTGTTGGAAGTATCCATTGGTCATGCGCTTATGTGTGAATCGCTTTATCTGGGGATGGAAAATGTCGTGAATATGTACCTACACCGATTAAAGTAA
- a CDS encoding isoprenyl transferase — protein sequence MHTLKDVNADKLPKHVAVIMDGNGRWAKQRGKLRVFGHQNGVEAVRKTVENCAKLQIQFLTLYAFSTENWKRPKIEVETLMKLLVSSLRKELKTLNENNIRLSAIGNIDSLPSKAQKELAEVISKTSKNTGMTLTLALSYGSREEIKLAVKEIAIKVKNNIISSDNIDEAVINTHLYTHFLPDVDLLIRTSGEHRISNFLLWQIAYAELYFIDVFWPDFREHHLVEAILSYQNRERRFGKTSEQLN from the coding sequence ATGCACACCTTAAAAGACGTAAACGCAGATAAACTTCCAAAGCACGTTGCAGTTATCATGGATGGTAACGGCAGATGGGCGAAGCAACGTGGAAAACTTAGGGTTTTTGGACATCAGAATGGCGTGGAAGCCGTGAGAAAAACGGTCGAAAACTGTGCGAAGCTACAAATCCAGTTCCTGACCTTATATGCATTTTCCACCGAAAATTGGAAGCGTCCCAAAATTGAAGTAGAGACATTAATGAAGCTTTTGGTCTCGTCACTACGGAAAGAACTGAAGACCCTTAATGAAAACAATATAAGATTAAGTGCGATCGGCAATATAGATTCCTTGCCTTCAAAAGCTCAAAAAGAACTGGCGGAAGTTATTTCAAAAACAAGTAAAAATACAGGGATGACTCTTACTTTGGCTTTGAGCTATGGTTCTAGGGAAGAAATCAAACTTGCTGTAAAAGAGATTGCTATCAAAGTTAAAAATAATATAATTTCATCTGATAATATTGATGAAGCCGTTATAAATACTCATCTTTACACGCATTTTTTGCCAGACGTAGACTTGCTTATCCGTACCAGTGGAGAACATAGGATAAGCAATTTTTTGCTTTGGCAGATTGCATACGCCGAATTATATTTTATTGACGTATTTTGGCCTGATTTTAGAGAGCATCATTTGGTAGAGGCAATATTAAGTTACCAAAATAGAGAACGACGATTTGGAAAAACTAGCGAACAACTCAATTAA
- a CDS encoding phage holin family protein codes for MKLILRLLLNALAVIILSYVLPGVGVDSITTAIVVALVLSILNFIVKPILVILTLPITILTLGLFLLVINAIIILIAAEFISGFQVSSIWWAIIFSLLLSFLQSILQSILKEDKKK; via the coding sequence ATGAAACTTATTTTAAGACTCTTGCTGAATGCCTTGGCAGTGATCATTCTTTCTTATGTACTTCCGGGAGTTGGAGTGGACTCTATTACAACAGCTATTGTTGTAGCGCTTGTGCTGAGCATACTCAATTTTATAGTAAAACCGATTCTTGTTATACTGACATTACCTATTACCATACTTACGCTAGGGCTATTCTTACTGGTAATCAACGCTATTATCATCCTAATTGCGGCTGAGTTTATTTCAGGTTTTCAGGTTTCCAGTATTTGGTGGGCCATCATTTTCAGTCTTCTGCTTTCATTTTTACAGTCAATTTTACAGTCGATTTTAAAAGAGGACAAAAAGAAATGA
- a CDS encoding G-D-S-L family lipolytic protein produces the protein MKKIYALFPLLGLFLIACSDDDTTPPDVTPPVDPVVYTSGTADFSNYVAVGNSLTAGFSDNALFRAGQEASFPNMLATNFALAGGGAFEIPFMADNLGGATINGSPEIPNRFILLFTADGPVPTVKAGVGTTEITDKLSGTFNNMGVPGSKSYELLASGYGSLAGLAMGAANPYFVRFSSGEAATVIGDAADQNPSFFSLWTGSNDILLYATSGGTGTFQDDPMVSPADYARNDITNPTVFAGAINGALQALTAGGADGVIANLPNVTDIPFFTTVPFAPLDPTNPAFGAQIPALNAQFAGLNLVFQALMVPERQFIFSETAASPVIIKDENLPNLSAQITGALIMNGVDEATAGLTGLLYGQARPANEDDLLILPSRQIIAEPNEAAIAMLTGMNVPEETAAQLAVNGVTFPLEDQWVLTPEEQAEVETALTAYNQTIETLATQYDLALVDVNSLLTELRASGLTQSDGSVVTSTFGTGGGFSLDGVHPSPRGYAIIANAFVAAINEKFGSNLPGVNPLDFTGLYID, from the coding sequence ATGAAAAAAATTTATGCCTTATTCCCTCTATTAGGTTTGTTCCTAATCGCATGTAGCGATGATGATACTACCCCTCCTGATGTTACACCCCCAGTAGACCCCGTGGTCTATACATCGGGAACAGCTGACTTTTCTAATTATGTTGCAGTAGGAAATTCACTGACAGCAGGTTTTTCGGATAATGCTTTGTTCAGGGCAGGTCAAGAAGCTTCGTTCCCAAATATGCTTGCTACGAATTTTGCCTTAGCAGGTGGCGGTGCTTTCGAAATACCATTTATGGCAGACAATCTTGGTGGTGCAACGATAAACGGCTCCCCAGAAATTCCCAACAGGTTCATTTTACTTTTTACGGCGGATGGTCCTGTACCCACAGTAAAAGCTGGTGTAGGAACTACCGAAATAACGGATAAATTATCAGGCACATTTAATAATATGGGAGTTCCAGGCTCTAAAAGTTACGAATTATTGGCCTCAGGATATGGTAGCTTAGCTGGATTGGCTATGGGTGCAGCGAATCCTTATTTCGTACGCTTTTCTTCTGGTGAAGCCGCTACGGTTATTGGTGATGCTGCCGATCAAAACCCAAGTTTTTTCTCTCTGTGGACAGGTTCCAATGATATTCTTTTGTATGCAACCAGTGGTGGCACAGGCACTTTTCAAGATGACCCCATGGTTAGCCCTGCGGATTATGCTAGAAACGATATTACCAATCCTACAGTTTTTGCAGGTGCAATAAATGGAGCATTGCAGGCGTTGACTGCTGGCGGTGCAGATGGAGTAATCGCCAATTTGCCCAATGTGACCGACATACCGTTTTTTACAACAGTCCCTTTCGCTCCTTTAGACCCTACCAATCCCGCATTTGGAGCACAAATTCCTGCGCTTAATGCCCAATTCGCTGGATTAAATTTGGTTTTCCAAGCACTAATGGTTCCCGAAAGACAGTTTATTTTTTCAGAAACCGCTGCCAGTCCGGTAATCATAAAAGATGAAAATCTTCCTAATTTATCTGCTCAAATAACTGGAGCTTTGATTATGAACGGTGTCGATGAAGCAACGGCAGGTTTAACTGGTCTTTTGTATGGACAGGCCAGACCTGCAAATGAAGACGATTTATTGATCTTGCCTAGTAGACAGATAATTGCCGAACCCAATGAAGCTGCTATTGCCATGTTGACAGGCATGAATGTTCCCGAAGAAACAGCCGCTCAATTGGCCGTAAATGGAGTTACATTCCCACTTGAAGATCAATGGGTTCTCACACCAGAAGAACAAGCAGAGGTAGAAACTGCTTTAACGGCATATAACCAAACTATAGAGACGCTTGCCACACAATACGACTTGGCCCTAGTCGATGTAAACTCTCTTTTGACAGAGTTGCGTGCTAGTGGTCTCACCCAGTCAGATGGTTCTGTGGTCACTTCCACTTTTGGAACTGGTGGTGGATTCTCGTTGGACGGGGTACATCCTTCGCCAAGAGGATATGCGATTATAGCAAATGCTTTTGTAGCTGCCATAAACGAAAAATTTGGCTCTAACCTTCCAGGTGTAAATCCATTGGATTTTACAGGACTCTATATTGACTAG
- a CDS encoding NAD kinase: MKVAIYGQTFHEQDKTCVMELLDELKGIESSVYIEEEFSQLVAEHHLESNYGTFTQTLGLDDSFDMFVSFGGDGTMLRAVTYVKDLGIPIVGVNTGRLGFLSTFKKEDVRKVIKEFVADHYKIEERSLIEVALSSGLTEFRDLNFALNEITVSRKDTTSMITVETYLNDEYLTSYWADGLIISTPTGSTGYSLSCGGPVIEPSAKSLVLTPIAPHNLNARPLVISDDTEIRLKVSGREEHHLVSLDSRIASIPNGKEIRVQKSGFTIKMIEYKSESFLKTLRNKLLWGQDKRN, from the coding sequence ATGAAAGTTGCTATCTACGGTCAGACCTTTCATGAACAGGACAAGACCTGTGTTATGGAGCTTTTGGATGAGCTCAAGGGAATAGAATCCTCCGTTTACATTGAAGAGGAGTTTAGCCAATTGGTTGCTGAGCATCATCTAGAATCAAACTATGGGACATTCACGCAAACCTTGGGTTTAGATGACTCCTTTGATATGTTCGTGAGTTTTGGTGGCGATGGTACCATGCTAAGGGCCGTTACCTATGTGAAGGATTTAGGGATTCCCATTGTTGGTGTCAATACAGGAAGATTAGGGTTTTTATCGACATTTAAAAAGGAAGATGTTCGAAAAGTGATCAAGGAATTTGTTGCGGATCATTACAAAATCGAAGAACGAAGCTTAATAGAGGTTGCACTAAGCTCAGGTTTGACTGAATTTAGAGACCTTAATTTTGCCTTGAACGAAATTACGGTCAGTCGCAAGGATACTACCTCCATGATAACTGTGGAAACCTATTTGAACGATGAATATTTAACATCGTATTGGGCAGATGGATTAATAATATCGACTCCTACTGGTTCTACTGGCTACTCCTTAAGTTGTGGTGGCCCTGTTATTGAGCCCTCTGCAAAATCATTGGTTTTAACCCCTATTGCGCCCCATAATCTCAATGCTCGCCCCTTGGTTATTTCAGACGATACTGAGATTAGGTTAAAGGTATCCGGTAGGGAAGAACATCATTTGGTCTCTTTGGATTCTAGAATAGCAAGTATACCCAATGGAAAGGAAATTAGAGTACAAAAATCAGGTTTTACCATTAAAATGATTGAATACAAATCGGAAAGTTTTTTAAAAACACTTCGGAACAAATTGCTTTGGGGTCAAGATAAACGTAATTGA
- a CDS encoding DUF6089 family protein — protein sequence MRIVLAILLCFVFKVNAQTYEIGVFAGGANVIGDVGRTNYILPSGPAFGGIFKWNKSKRYAWRGSLTYGSFTADDSKSSKSSREQRGYVIDNSVLEASAGIEFNFVEYNLHKLGPAFTPYLYTGVTYFRYDFNYFDANQVQDIPQKEGSFAIPMTVGAKYRLNQFLILGAEIGARYTFTDNLDGSNPEGSNFEQFRFGNILSDDWYVFSGITLTYTFGRKPCQDCFE from the coding sequence ATGCGAATAGTTTTGGCTATTTTATTGTGCTTTGTGTTCAAGGTCAATGCTCAAACTTATGAGATTGGTGTTTTTGCTGGTGGTGCCAATGTAATCGGTGATGTAGGGAGAACAAATTACATATTGCCTTCGGGACCTGCTTTCGGTGGTATTTTTAAATGGAACAAGAGTAAAAGATATGCGTGGCGCGGAAGTTTAACATACGGAAGTTTTACTGCGGACGATTCAAAATCGAGCAAATCTTCAAGAGAACAACGTGGATATGTTATCGATAATTCTGTTCTGGAAGCTTCAGCGGGGATAGAATTTAACTTTGTAGAGTACAATCTTCATAAGCTCGGACCTGCCTTTACACCCTATCTTTACACGGGTGTTACGTACTTTAGGTATGATTTTAATTATTTTGATGCCAATCAAGTGCAGGATATTCCCCAAAAAGAAGGTAGTTTTGCAATTCCAATGACGGTGGGGGCGAAGTATCGGTTAAACCAATTCTTGATTCTTGGTGCTGAGATTGGAGCAAGGTATACGTTTACGGACAATTTGGACGGAAGCAATCCTGAAGGCTCCAATTTCGAACAGTTTAGATTTGGGAATATTTTGAGCGATGACTGGTATGTCTTCTCAGGTATTACATTAACGTATACCTTTGGGCGTAAACCTTGCCAGGATTGTTTTGAATAA
- a CDS encoding alpha/beta fold hydrolase, with the protein MELLHSKILGEGKPLLILHGFLGMSDNWKTLGNQYAENGYQVHLIDQRNHGKSFHSIHFDYDVMSEDLVSYMNHFQIDQADFIGHSMGGKTAMQLATSKPKFVSKLIVADISPKYYPPHHQPILDALQELDFNEITSRKEADEVLSKNITDFGTRQFLLKNLYWVAQKKLGLRFNMEVLKDKMDEIGENISSTANYEGPTLFLRGDRSEYIQASDFPEIKKHFPNALIEMVENAGHWLHAENPKQFFQFTVKFLNS; encoded by the coding sequence ATGGAACTGCTACATTCAAAGATACTGGGAGAAGGAAAACCTTTATTGATTCTACATGGTTTTTTGGGGATGTCCGATAATTGGAAAACGCTAGGAAATCAATATGCTGAAAATGGCTACCAAGTCCATCTTATAGACCAACGAAATCATGGAAAAAGCTTCCACTCCATTCATTTTGATTATGATGTGATGAGTGAAGATTTGGTAAGTTACATGAATCATTTTCAGATTGACCAGGCTGATTTTATAGGACATTCCATGGGCGGAAAAACAGCCATGCAACTCGCAACGTCCAAACCAAAATTTGTATCAAAACTGATTGTTGCCGACATTTCGCCAAAATACTACCCTCCGCATCACCAACCTATTCTTGATGCATTACAAGAATTGGACTTTAATGAAATAACAAGCAGAAAAGAAGCGGACGAAGTGCTTTCCAAAAACATAACAGATTTTGGAACCCGACAATTTCTATTAAAGAACCTTTACTGGGTAGCACAAAAAAAACTTGGACTTCGCTTTAATATGGAAGTCCTAAAAGATAAAATGGACGAAATCGGGGAAAATATCAGTTCTACAGCCAATTATGAAGGTCCTACCCTATTTCTCCGCGGAGATCGTTCCGAATATATTCAGGCTAGTGACTTTCCAGAAATTAAAAAACACTTTCCAAATGCTTTAATTGAAATGGTTGAAAATGCAGGTCACTGGCTACATGCAGAAAATCCAAAACAGTTTTTTCAATTTACGGTCAAGTTTCTAAATTCATAA
- the tig gene encoding trigger factor, with product MNITKEQIDELNAVVKVAISKDDYQDKVEKILKDYRKQANIPGFRKGQVPMGLIKKQYGKAVLVDEVNKLLQDNLNKYLTEEKLDVLGNPLPKQQDDFDWDSENLDFEFELGLAPSFDVQVKTKKAVTQYKIVADKKMIEEQVDRIQKQYGKLVSKNEVGKLDEVTGTFTNETEGIEQKTTIELDKIKSKKAIDALNGKKVEESVTLKTKGLFKEDYLLSSALGIDREKAEKLNIEVSFTIEEINEREPAILDQELFDKLFGKDNVKTEKELKEKIKEDSEKQFEQQSDQKLLNDITEKLIDNTKFDLPADFLRKWIQISGENPLSDDEAKEEFEKSEKGLRYQLIEGKIIKDNDLQVQMDELKEFAKGFIKSQMAQYGHLDPQEEELENIAMRVLGNQDEVKRLSEQLMSQKLLDFYKENANLKVKEVTYDDFVKEAYS from the coding sequence ATGAACATTACTAAAGAGCAGATTGACGAGCTTAATGCAGTTGTAAAAGTTGCCATAAGCAAAGATGATTACCAAGACAAAGTTGAAAAAATCCTAAAAGATTACAGAAAGCAGGCCAATATCCCAGGTTTTCGTAAAGGCCAAGTACCTATGGGCCTTATAAAAAAACAATATGGTAAAGCCGTATTGGTCGATGAAGTCAACAAATTGCTTCAAGACAACCTTAATAAATACCTTACCGAAGAGAAATTGGACGTATTGGGCAATCCCTTACCCAAGCAGCAGGACGACTTTGACTGGGACAGCGAGAATCTTGATTTTGAATTTGAACTTGGCCTAGCCCCTAGTTTTGATGTGCAGGTAAAAACCAAAAAAGCGGTTACGCAGTACAAAATCGTTGCTGATAAAAAAATGATCGAGGAACAGGTAGACCGCATTCAAAAGCAATATGGAAAACTGGTTTCTAAAAATGAGGTTGGAAAATTAGATGAAGTTACGGGTACTTTTACCAATGAAACAGAAGGAATAGAGCAAAAAACAACTATTGAGCTAGATAAAATCAAGAGTAAAAAGGCCATTGATGCTCTTAATGGCAAAAAAGTCGAAGAGTCCGTTACACTAAAAACCAAAGGTCTTTTTAAAGAAGACTATTTACTTTCCAGTGCTCTCGGGATTGACAGGGAAAAAGCGGAAAAACTCAACATAGAGGTTTCTTTTACGATTGAGGAAATAAATGAAAGAGAGCCTGCTATATTGGACCAAGAACTTTTTGATAAACTGTTTGGCAAGGACAATGTAAAAACAGAAAAGGAGTTAAAGGAAAAAATAAAAGAAGATTCCGAAAAACAGTTTGAGCAACAATCCGATCAAAAATTACTCAACGATATTACGGAAAAACTTATCGATAACACCAAGTTTGATCTACCAGCGGATTTTCTAAGAAAATGGATTCAGATCAGTGGAGAAAATCCACTGTCTGATGATGAAGCCAAAGAAGAGTTCGAAAAATCTGAAAAAGGACTTCGTTACCAACTCATCGAAGGGAAAATAATCAAGGATAACGACCTTCAAGTGCAAATGGATGAATTGAAAGAATTTGCAAAAGGTTTCATCAAATCCCAAATGGCGCAGTATGGTCACCTTGACCCACAGGAAGAAGAATTGGAAAATATAGCCATGCGCGTTCTTGGCAATCAAGACGAAGTAAAAAGACTGTCGGAACAGTTAATGAGTCAAAAACTGTTGGATTTCTATAAAGAAAATGCCAACCTTAAAGTAAAGGAAGTCACTTACGATGATTTCGTGAAGGAAGCATACAGCTAA
- a CDS encoding CBS domain-containing protein, with amino-acid sequence MQIQDQIITTIPIFEVTETLEEVIQFFEETTFSHVAVTENGVYLGVLSDNDLACFQPDKKIEEFRVELETFFATKQTAWLDLLELFSRNEANVLPVLDDDNIIIGYYDLEDIVSVFIDTPFFREPGGILVVSTGIKDYSFSEIAQIVESNNARLLGAFITDSQNDVVQITLKVGTLNLNEVAQTFRRYNYTIIFGNSDDQFLEDLKQRSDYLEKYLNV; translated from the coding sequence ATGCAGATTCAAGATCAAATAATCACGACAATACCCATTTTTGAAGTCACCGAGACTTTGGAAGAGGTCATTCAATTTTTTGAAGAAACTACATTTTCCCATGTAGCGGTTACCGAGAATGGAGTTTATCTTGGCGTATTGTCCGATAATGATCTGGCATGCTTTCAGCCAGATAAAAAAATTGAAGAGTTTAGGGTTGAGCTGGAAACTTTTTTTGCCACAAAGCAAACAGCTTGGTTGGATCTTTTGGAATTGTTTTCAAGAAATGAGGCTAATGTCCTTCCCGTATTGGATGACGATAATATTATTATTGGCTATTACGACTTGGAAGATATTGTTTCGGTCTTTATAGATACTCCCTTTTTTAGGGAGCCCGGTGGAATTTTAGTTGTCTCGACAGGAATAAAGGATTACTCGTTTAGCGAGATAGCTCAAATAGTTGAAAGCAATAATGCCCGTTTATTGGGTGCATTTATTACAGATTCACAGAATGATGTGGTGCAGATTACTTTAAAAGTAGGGACTTTAAACCTAAATGAAGTAGCCCAAACCTTTAGGCGTTACAACTACACCATAATTTTTGGTAACAGTGATGATCAATTCCTTGAGGATTTAAAACAACGCTCCGATTATCTAGAGAAATACCTTAACGTATAA